GTCATCGCTCTGGACACGGCAACCGACCCCGAGGACGCGGTGGACGCCACCTTCGCCACCGACAACCTCGCGGCCGGGGTCAGCCAGGGCAAATGGGTGCGGGCCGCCCTCGGTGACGCACCGCCCCAGGTCGTGATGCTCGACGGCACACCCGGTGGCACGGTCGACACCTTCCGGCACGACGGATTCCTGGAGGGCTTCGGCATCACCGAGGGGTCCCCGGAGATCGTCGGCCAAGAGAACACCAACGGCGATCAGACCAAGGCGCAGACCGCGATGGAGAACATCCTGCAGCGCGCTCCCGGTATCAACGCGCTCTACACCATCAACGAACCTGCCGCCGCGGGTGCCTACCAGGCCATCCAGTCGGCCGGACGGGCCGACCAGATCACCATCGGCTCGATCGACGGAAGCTGCACGGGCGTCGCCGACGTGAAATCCGGCAAGATCGGCGCGACGGTCATGCAGTTCCCGGCCAAGATGGCAGAACAAGGCGTGCAGGCCGTGGTGAAGTTCGCCAAGGACGGCACCAAACCGAGCGGATTCAACGACACCGGATCCGAGCTGATCACCGACAAGCCGGTTCCCGGGCTCGACTCCAAGGACAGCGCCTGGGGCGAACAGAACTGCTGGGGCTGACGTAGCCCATGAGCACCGACGCTCCGGCAACCAACGCGTCATCACCTGTCAGACGGTTGAGCTCCGATCAGATTCTGCGTGAACCCCTGCTCGGCCCCCTGGTGGCGCTCGTCTTGGCGATCGTCATCTTCAGCTCGGTCACCGACTCGTTCCTTAATCCGCAGAACGTGTCCCTGATCCTGCAGCAGTCGGTGGTCGTGGGCATCCTGGCGGTCGGGCAGACGCTGATCATCCTCACCTCGGGTATCGACCTGTCGATCGGGGCGATCGCCGTCTTCGGCAGCAT
The sequence above is drawn from the Mycolicibacterium neoaurum VKM Ac-1815D genome and encodes:
- a CDS encoding substrate-binding domain-containing protein — its product is MIGKRSTHAVGMILMAGSLVLGMTACGGSDSGSIKVGLITKTDSNPFFVKLREAAQAQAEKDGAQLVALAGAFDGDNEGQVAAIENMVGQGVKGILITPNSSTGVLDAIKKARDAGVVVIALDTATDPEDAVDATFATDNLAAGVSQGKWVRAALGDAPPQVVMLDGTPGGTVDTFRHDGFLEGFGITEGSPEIVGQENTNGDQTKAQTAMENILQRAPGINALYTINEPAAAGAYQAIQSAGRADQITIGSIDGSCTGVADVKSGKIGATVMQFPAKMAEQGVQAVVKFAKDGTKPSGFNDTGSELITDKPVPGLDSKDSAWGEQNCWG